The sequence AAACGGCCCTCGCTGGGGGAGGAAACGGCCCTCGCTGGGGGAGGAAACGGCCCTCGCTGGGGGAGGAAACGGCCCTCGCTGGGGGAGGAAACGGCCCTCGCTGGGGGAGGAAACGGGCCACCTGGAGGAGGAAACGGGCGGTCAGGCCGGGCGGAACCCCCGGTTGCGAGCCTCGGGCGGCTCGTCGGGTCCGAACGACGACAGCAGCTTGCGGTCCAGGAGATCCTCGGCCTCCACGCGCTGCTCCAGCGCCGCGAACTGCGCGTCGTCGTCGCAGTCGTAGAACAGCATCGTGTCCCGGGTCCCGACGTACCTGTTGTCTGCGAAGCGTTGCAGCCTGCACATGATCACTCCTATCCGAACGGACCTTCCGCGGTCGTCTCCTCGCCCCGGTCCCACTCGGCCCAGTCGAACCACTCGGCCAGTTCGCTTTCGTCGGGCGGCTCCGCGGTGAGGTCTGCGTCGTCGACGTCGATGTAGGTCACATGCTCGATGCCGTCGTCCTCGATCGTCAGTTCGAGGAATCCGACGGAACGAAACTTGCCGTTCTCGTCCGGAAGCCACAAGGCGATCACACAGTCGTCCTCGCAGTCCCCCCGGGACGCGACCAGACGCGGATAGCGAATCCACAAGTCGCTCAACCCTTGCAGGGCCGCCTCGACTCCCACACCGTCGAAGACGTCGGAGGTGACCTCCTCACCCAGCAGTTCGCCGACGCCGTCGAGGTCCCGCGCGTTGAACGCGTCGACCAGCGCGTCGCGAAAGTTCTCGGCTTGCGGTTCAGATTCGGGATCAAGGACGTGCGCCATGTGAACCTCCACTCGTGAACCACCGCACCGGTTCGCCGACCACAAGCACCAGCGCCGGCGGCGGCGCCGGCGAAAGCCTCCATGACGGCACGGTCGACGGGGCGATGGCGAACCACCCAGCCATCACCACATGGACGGCTACCCGTCGCAGATCAGATGCGAACCGACTCACGGTATGACCCGAACACTTTCTTCATCGCCTCGACGATCTCGCCCTCGGTCGCCCGAACACGAGCAGCGTCGATCATCAACTCCATCAAGTTGGCGTCGCCTCTCGCGCCTTCCTCGAGCGCCTTCAACGCCGCCTCGACGGCTTGGGAATCCCGCCTGGACCGCAGCGCCCGGACGGCCTCGCACTGGTTCTTCTCGACCTCTTCGGGGATGACGAGCGTCTCGAGCGGGGTGTCGGTGTTGTCGACGTACTTGTTGACTCCGACGATCGACCGCTCGCCGGTCCCGACGGCCTTCTCGAACTCATAGGCCGAGTCGGCGAGCGCACCCTGGAAGAAGTTCTCCTCGATGCCGCGCAGCGTCCCGTCGAGAATCGACCCGTCTCCCAGCGCGAGGACCTTCTGGAGGATCTCTTCGGCTCTCGCCTCGACCTTGTCCGTCATCTCCTCTACGAACCACGAACCGCCCAGCGGGTCGATCGTGTTCGCCACCCCGGTCTCCTCGGCGATGACCTGCTGGGTGCGCAGTGCGATCTCCGCAGCCCGTTCGGTCGGCAACGCATACACCTCGTCGAGAGCGTTGGTGTGCAAACTCTGGGTGCCGCCGAGGACCGCGGCGAGCGCTTCGATCGCCGTTCGGACCACGTTGTTGTCCGGTTGCTGGGCGGTCAACGACACGCCGGCGGTCTGCGTGTGGAAACGCAACTTGAGGGAGCGTTCGTCGGTCACCCCGTATTTTTCGCGCATCCAGCGTGCCCAGATGCGGCGTGCCGCCCTGAACTTGGCGATCTCTTCGAAGAAGTCGAGGTGGGCGTCGAAGAAGAACGACAGGCGCGGAGCGAAGTCGGGGATCTTCATACCCCGGCGCAGGCACGCCTCCACGTAGGCGAACCCGTCACCCAGCGTGAACGCGAGTTCCTGGGCTGCGGTGGCTCCTGCCTCGCGGATGTGATAGCCGGACACGGAGATCGTGTTCCACTGGGGCACTTCCCTGGTGCAGAACTCGATCATGTCGACGATGATCCGCATGTGCGGAGCCGGGGGGTAGATCCACTCCTTCTGGGCGATGTACTCCTTCAAGATGTCGTTCTGCAGGGTGCCGCGCACATCGCTCCAGTCGACGCCCTGCTCTTCGGCGGCCACGAGGAAGAGCGCAAAGAGCACCTCGGCGGGACCGTTGATCGTCATCGACACGGAGACCTCACCGAGAGGGATCCCTTCGAACAGGGTCAACATGTCGTCGGCCGAGTCGACCGCGACGCCGCAGTTGCCGACCTCGCCGATCGACCTGGGATCGTCCGAGTCGATCCCCATGAGCGTCGGCATGTCGAACGCGACCGAAAGGCCGTGCTGCCCTTTGGCCAGCAGCGACCGGAACCGCTCGTTGGTCTCCTTGACGCCTGCGAACCCAGCGAACTGGCGGGTCGTCCACAGCCGCCCCCGGTAGCCGGTCGGATGGATGCCACGCGTGTACGGGTACTGGCCCGGATAGCCGATGCGGGGATCGGGGTCGCCGTCGGCGGGGAGGCCGAGTGGTGGGACTTCTTCGAAGGAGAGGGTCTCAAAGCGCTCGCGACGCTTGCGCCCTGCGGCGTACTCCTTCTCCCACTGCTCCCGTGCGCTCACGTATCACCTCCGGTCGAGACCTGAGCACCGCAGTTCGGGCAGATCGCCACTTCGATGTCTCCCACGATGAACGAGATGCCGCAGTCCGGGCACGTGCGTCGCGGAGAGGACGGTCCGGACGCCGGCGCCGGTCTCTGCCGGAGCACATCGGCGCCCGAGGTCTCCCGCACTTCGTTGACCGCCCCGCACGTGGGACACGGGTACCGTCCCGACCCCTGTACCGCAAACTGTGTCTGGCAGCGTCCGCATCGAACCTGTGTCATCGCTCGCTCCTCATGATCTCATGCTACCGAGTCTTCAGAATGGGGCACGACGCAGGCAACGTTGACGCACGGTCGTCGAGATGGGCGCCGTTCATTGCTCGGTGGTCTCCTGGCCGCCGAGAGCATCACAGCAAGGTCGCGGGCGACGGCACTACGATCGGCGGTGTCCAGCTCCGGGAGGACTGTCTGGTGGATTTCGCACTCATGACCGAACCGCAGCTCGGCGGCACGTACGACCAGATTCTCGCCGCCGCCCTTTGGGCCGAACAGGCGGGCATGGTCTCGTTTGCCCGTTCCGACCACTACTACTCGCATCGGGAGCCCCGCCCCGACGCCACCGACGCGTTCGCGACCCTCGCCGGCCTGGCACGTGACACCCGGCGCATCCGCCTCGCGGTTCTCGTGTCTCCGATCACATTTCGTCACCCGGCCGTGATCGCCAAGAACGCAGCGACGATCGACCAGATGTCCGCAGGCCGTTTCGATCTTGGGATCGGCACCGGATGGATGGAGCTCGAACACGACGCGTTCGGGTTCCCGTTTCCTCCTTGGGCCGAACGGTTCGAACGTCTCGAAGAGGCACTCGTCTACTTGGAGGCCGCCTTCGGACCCGGCACAGGGACGTTGTCGGGCCGCTACTACGAACTCGATGCCGAGGTCCTGCCCAAGCCGGCCGGTCTGCACATCATCGTCGGAGGGTCGGGTGCGCACCGGACCCCGGCTCTCGCTGGGGCCCACGCCGACGAGTACGACCACTTCATCGCATCTCCCGACGAGATCGCCCCGAAGATCGCCCGGGTACGCGAAGCGGCGACGGCGGCGGGCAGAGACCCCGAGGCCATCACCGTAAGCGTCATGGGTCCGGTGCTCACCGGCAGGGACGAGGCGAGCTAT is a genomic window of Gammaproteobacteria bacterium containing:
- a CDS encoding methylmalonyl-CoA mutase, with protein sequence MSAREQWEKEYAAGRKRRERFETLSFEEVPPLGLPADGDPDPRIGYPGQYPYTRGIHPTGYRGRLWTTRQFAGFAGVKETNERFRSLLAKGQHGLSVAFDMPTLMGIDSDDPRSIGEVGNCGVAVDSADDMLTLFEGIPLGEVSVSMTINGPAEVLFALFLVAAEEQGVDWSDVRGTLQNDILKEYIAQKEWIYPPAPHMRIIVDMIEFCTREVPQWNTISVSGYHIREAGATAAQELAFTLGDGFAYVEACLRRGMKIPDFAPRLSFFFDAHLDFFEEIAKFRAARRIWARWMREKYGVTDERSLKLRFHTQTAGVSLTAQQPDNNVVRTAIEALAAVLGGTQSLHTNALDEVYALPTERAAEIALRTQQVIAEETGVANTIDPLGGSWFVEEMTDKVEARAEEILQKVLALGDGSILDGTLRGIEENFFQGALADSAYEFEKAVGTGERSIVGVNKYVDNTDTPLETLVIPEEVEKNQCEAVRALRSRRDSQAVEAALKALEEGARGDANLMELMIDAARVRATEGEIVEAMKKVFGSYRESVRI
- a CDS encoding LLM class flavin-dependent oxidoreductase, which translates into the protein MDFALMTEPQLGGTYDQILAAALWAEQAGMVSFARSDHYYSHREPRPDATDAFATLAGLARDTRRIRLAVLVSPITFRHPAVIAKNAATIDQMSAGRFDLGIGTGWMELEHDAFGFPFPPWAERFERLEEALVYLEAAFGPGTGTLSGRYYELDAEVLPKPAGLHIIVGGSGAHRTPALAGAHADEYDHFIASPDEIAPKIARVREAATAAGRDPEAITVSVMGPVLTGRDEASYRRRLEKAAAARDRDPDDLEKTWSDHGIPVGPPVRVRETLAALSEIRVSKFYVQHLDLADLSGLDETLEALAG